In [Leptolyngbya] sp. PCC 7376, a genomic segment contains:
- a CDS encoding ribonucleoside-diphosphate reductase subunit alpha, whose amino-acid sequence MLKTTQPYTSESVTHSPQPSTPAKEATIYVVKRNGKRSPLDVSRIRDVVEWACQGLDANTIELEAGLKTRLKDGVTTREIQENLIQCALEMCSPEEPDWRYVAGRLHIWSLWKDTLVERGYQYGNYAQLVTDKVAEGAYDDRLLQYSATELEEANSWLKSDWDMDYDYAGAVLLTKRYLLDHELPQEAFLTCALLLALPEKPENRLKWAKKFYEAIATRKVSLATPILANLRVPNGSLSSCFIIAMEDNLESIFREITNAARISKNGGGVGCNVSRIRATGSKVMGKENASGGVIPWIKLLNDTAIAVNQGGRRAGAITVSLDVWHLDVPEFLEMQTENGDQRRKAYDVFPQIVATDEFMRRVENEESWTLVDPFEVQQKLGIELAELWGEKFDAAYRQIEASLDKEIKLYKRIDARHLFKEIMRSQIETGMPYVAFKDTINRANPNQHEGYIPGVNLCVESFSNVVPGKFAHTCNLDSLNLANISDEELGEVCEIAVRLLDNTIEITNTPFEDSSIHNKRYRTIGVGAMGLADWLAKRKLRYSNIDEIDRLFEDIGYYCTRTSVDLAKERGAYAAFEGSEWSKGNLIGAKPIEWYRENTYKTDRWEALSVDVKEYGIRNSHITAIAPNTSSSLVQGCTASILPAYSKFFYDKWAKGTVPIAPPYIADSFWFYQENKSLDQKTVVKAVATMQKWIDTGISMELIFNLNQGVYFADEPERSLKAKDIFDTLVMAWKEGCKAIYYIRTVQKDDFKEGSDGCVACAN is encoded by the coding sequence ATGCTTAAGACCACGCAACCCTACACTAGCGAGAGCGTAACCCATTCACCACAGCCTTCTACCCCCGCTAAAGAGGCTACTATTTACGTTGTCAAGCGCAATGGGAAGCGATCGCCCCTCGATGTGTCTCGAATTCGCGATGTTGTGGAATGGGCTTGTCAAGGTCTTGATGCGAATACGATTGAATTAGAAGCTGGCCTCAAAACGCGTCTCAAGGATGGGGTTACCACCAGAGAAATTCAAGAAAATTTGATCCAATGTGCGTTGGAAATGTGTAGCCCAGAAGAACCAGATTGGCGATACGTTGCAGGCCGTTTGCATATCTGGAGTTTGTGGAAAGATACTTTAGTTGAGCGCGGCTATCAATATGGCAACTACGCTCAGTTGGTCACGGATAAAGTGGCAGAAGGTGCTTATGATGACCGCCTGTTGCAATATTCCGCCACAGAATTAGAGGAAGCGAATAGTTGGCTAAAATCCGATTGGGATATGGACTATGACTATGCGGGCGCGGTACTCCTCACGAAGCGTTATCTGCTGGATCATGAGTTGCCTCAGGAAGCATTTTTAACCTGTGCATTGCTTCTTGCACTGCCTGAAAAGCCAGAGAATCGATTGAAGTGGGCGAAGAAATTTTATGAGGCGATCGCCACTCGGAAGGTTTCTCTAGCGACGCCAATCTTAGCGAATTTACGCGTTCCGAATGGTTCTCTATCGAGCTGTTTCATCATTGCGATGGAGGACAACCTCGAAAGTATTTTCCGCGAAATCACCAATGCTGCCCGCATCTCTAAAAATGGTGGTGGCGTTGGCTGTAATGTCAGTCGAATTCGCGCGACTGGCAGTAAAGTGATGGGCAAAGAGAATGCCTCTGGCGGTGTGATTCCTTGGATTAAGTTACTCAATGACACGGCGATCGCCGTCAATCAGGGTGGCAGACGAGCAGGGGCGATTACAGTCTCTCTCGATGTTTGGCATTTAGATGTGCCGGAATTTTTGGAGATGCAGACCGAAAATGGTGATCAGCGTCGCAAAGCCTATGATGTCTTCCCACAGATTGTCGCGACTGATGAATTTATGCGTCGCGTCGAAAATGAAGAATCTTGGACACTAGTGGATCCCTTCGAAGTTCAGCAAAAACTAGGCATTGAGTTAGCAGAGCTTTGGGGTGAAAAATTTGATGCGGCCTACCGTCAGATCGAGGCCAGTCTCGACAAAGAAATTAAGCTCTACAAACGTATTGATGCCCGTCACCTGTTTAAAGAAATCATGCGATCGCAGATCGAGACAGGGATGCCCTATGTTGCCTTTAAGGACACAATCAATCGCGCTAACCCGAACCAACATGAAGGCTATATTCCCGGCGTTAACCTCTGTGTCGAATCTTTTTCTAATGTTGTCCCCGGTAAATTTGCCCATACCTGTAATTTAGATTCTCTAAATCTCGCCAATATTAGCGATGAGGAACTAGGTGAAGTCTGTGAAATTGCGGTACGGCTCCTCGATAACACCATCGAAATTACCAATACGCCTTTCGAAGACAGCAGTATTCACAACAAGCGTTACCGCACAATCGGTGTTGGTGCGATGGGTCTAGCGGATTGGCTCGCAAAACGGAAACTCCGTTACAGCAACATTGATGAAATTGACCGTTTATTTGAAGATATTGGTTACTATTGCACTCGTACTTCTGTAGACCTGGCGAAAGAGCGGGGTGCTTATGCCGCATTTGAGGGGAGCGAATGGAGTAAGGGCAATTTGATTGGAGCAAAACCAATCGAATGGTATCGCGAAAATACTTACAAGACTGACCGTTGGGAAGCCCTCAGCGTTGATGTCAAAGAATATGGTATTCGTAATTCTCACATTACGGCGATCGCCCCGAATACTTCTTCTTCTCTAGTGCAGGGTTGTACCGCAAGTATTTTGCCAGCCTACAGCAAATTCTTTTATGACAAATGGGCGAAGGGCACTGTACCTATTGCACCGCCTTATATTGCCGATTCTTTCTGGTTCTATCAAGAGAATAAGAGTCTTGATCAAAAGACCGTTGTAAAAGCTGTTGCCACGATGCAAAAGTGGATTGATACCGGTATTTCGATGGAGTTAATTTTCAACCTCAACCAAGGTGTTTATTTTGCTGATGAGCCCGAGCGATCACTTAAAGCAAAAG
- a CDS encoding SagB/ThcOx family dehydrogenase → MSRSLPISAYYHQRTKYDPETIAQRGKQLDWSKQPSPFKAYKIGTSYDLKPYLELDKNEPEWEALSFFLLLSYGLTAKIATGGGQSMYLRSAPSAGGLYPAEVYLISRGTELLPAGLYHYQPQTHNLLRFWDDHCWAELREACFLHPALEKTQLALVTTAIFYRSAWRYEDRAYRRVFLDTGHLLGNFNLAASIHGFRPHLIGGFSDRLMDELLYLDGEAESVTSVLALNTNPQNSSFGRTTLPSPAMLDYPELDDGELLSALHQASKIITKASVPPRQPDALEDKYNFPFGLKVSLASISAETRYSTRIDWGEDLEELEETILKRRSTRGYTGEALTFDELKQLLNFTYHPEDYGEQGLMDDPDYFDLSLIETFVAVSGVEGLDSGCYYYAPKAQELRQIRFKNFREELHYLCLGQNLGRDAGALVFHTADLALAVSRYGDRAYRYLHLDAGQLGQRFNLAAIQLGLGVSGIAGFFDDQVNDVLGIPDDEAVLYITTLGVPRDQ, encoded by the coding sequence ATGAGCCGTTCGCTGCCAATCTCCGCTTATTATCACCAACGTACAAAATACGACCCCGAAACGATCGCCCAGCGTGGCAAACAACTGGATTGGTCAAAGCAACCCAGCCCATTTAAAGCTTACAAAATTGGTACAAGCTACGATCTCAAGCCTTACTTAGAACTCGATAAGAACGAACCAGAGTGGGAAGCCCTGTCATTTTTTCTTCTGCTCAGCTACGGACTGACTGCCAAAATTGCGACAGGTGGCGGCCAATCCATGTATCTCCGGTCGGCTCCCTCTGCTGGGGGACTGTATCCCGCTGAGGTTTATCTCATCTCCAGAGGGACTGAGCTTTTACCCGCTGGTCTTTATCATTACCAACCCCAAACCCATAATCTCTTGCGGTTTTGGGATGATCACTGCTGGGCAGAACTCCGGGAAGCCTGTTTTCTTCATCCAGCTCTCGAAAAAACACAATTGGCTCTGGTGACCACTGCAATCTTTTATCGGTCAGCTTGGCGTTATGAAGATCGAGCCTATCGTCGCGTTTTTCTTGATACGGGTCATCTCCTCGGTAATTTCAATCTGGCAGCGTCGATTCATGGATTTCGACCCCATCTCATCGGTGGGTTTAGCGATCGCCTCATGGATGAGTTGTTATATCTCGACGGTGAAGCGGAATCGGTTACTAGTGTGCTCGCCTTGAATACCAATCCCCAAAACTCTAGTTTTGGTCGCACAACTTTGCCGTCACCCGCCATGCTGGATTATCCAGAGTTGGATGATGGGGAGTTATTATCTGCGCTTCACCAAGCCTCAAAAATTATCACCAAGGCATCTGTCCCGCCCCGGCAACCTGATGCCCTCGAAGATAAATATAATTTTCCCTTTGGATTAAAGGTTTCCCTCGCCAGTATCTCTGCTGAGACTCGCTACAGTACTCGCATTGATTGGGGAGAGGACTTAGAAGAGCTTGAGGAAACAATACTCAAACGCCGTTCGACGCGAGGTTATACCGGAGAAGCATTAACCTTTGATGAACTAAAACAACTTCTGAACTTTACTTACCACCCTGAAGATTATGGTGAGCAGGGTTTGATGGATGACCCAGATTATTTTGACCTGAGTTTAATCGAAACATTTGTGGCAGTTTCCGGTGTGGAAGGGCTCGATTCGGGTTGTTATTATTACGCGCCAAAGGCTCAAGAATTAAGGCAAATTCGGTTTAAAAACTTCCGCGAAGAGTTGCATTATCTTTGTCTCGGCCAAAATCTTGGGCGGGATGCTGGCGCCTTAGTTTTCCATACAGCAGATCTTGCCTTGGCTGTCTCTCGGTATGGCGATCGCGCGTATCGATATCTTCATCTTGATGCAGGTCAACTCGGACAAAGGTTTAATCTGGCTGCGATTCAGTTGGGCTTAGGTGTGAGTGGCATTGCGGGTTTCTTTGATGATCAAGTGAATGATGTGTTGGGCATTCCTGATGATGAAGCGGTGCTATATATCACGACTTTGGGCGTTCCACGTGATCAGTAA